A single window of Narcine bancroftii isolate sNarBan1 chromosome 1, sNarBan1.hap1, whole genome shotgun sequence DNA harbors:
- the il6 gene encoding interleukin-6 — protein MYLATVLILHASASPLPEFSGDSEALSETSQDLRELNLEPLALHIWRVAGELRNRQLCDFFSMCDGIMSSLQMYNMQLPQLVKKDRCYWRAFKKKTCLTKIVKSLHEYQQYLLFVKQESEDKNLVDAMLVSMKNLVDILQSKIHYQHQDAFIPDTLSLSVWNKQVKIHVILRNFVLFMESTIRALRFMK, from the exons ATGTACCTGGCCACCGTCCTGATACTTCACGCATCCGCATCCCCTCTTCCTGAATTCTCTGGAGATTCGGAGGCCCTGTCGGAAACGAGCCAAGATTTGAGAGAGTTGAATCTTGAACCCCTCGCCCTCCACATCTGGAGGGTTGCTGGAGAACTGCGTAACCGACAG TTGTGTGACTTTTTTTCCATGTGTGATGGCATCATGAGTTCGCTGCAGATGTACAACATGCAGTTGCCGCAGCTTGTGAAGAAAGATCGATGTTACTGGCGGGCCTTCAAAAAG AAAACCTGTTTGACAAAGATTGTCAAAAGCCTTCATGAGTACCAACAATATCTATTATTTGTGAAGCAAGAGTCTGAAGATAAAAACCTAGTGGATGCAATGCTGGTCAGCATGAAAAATTTGGTTGATATTCTCCAG AGCAAGATTCATTATCAGCATCAGGATGCTTTTATTCCGGACACACTCTCTTTAAGCGTATGGAATAAACAAGTGAAAATTCATGTAATTCTTAGAAACTTTGTTCTCTTTATGGAGAGTACAATTCGTGCCCTTCGATTCATGAAATGA